A stretch of Desulfitobacterium dichloroeliminans LMG P-21439 DNA encodes these proteins:
- the miaB gene encoding tRNA (N6-isopentenyl adenosine(37)-C2)-methylthiotransferase MiaB, with translation MPTAKSEKKVVTLAYGCQMSERDADTLTEISGQKGYIPSQDLEHADLIIINTCCVRESAENKILGKIGELKRLKAINPQLKIAISGCMVQQPGALERLRKRAPHVDIWAGTHNIHEFQRLLDESDERKVAEVWEKPKETLESVPLAEKGKLKAFVNISYGCDNFCTYCIVPHVRGRERSRQPQDIIEEINALVKTGCREVTLLGQNVNSYGHDLQPPYDFADLLKNVDSIPGLWRVRFMTSHPKDLSDKLIEVIAAGQHLCEHIHLPCQAGSNDILLRMNRKYTREYYLSRIAEIKKQIPQASITTDIIVGFPGETEEDFEQTLTLIRQVTYSQAFTFMYSKRSGTAAAQMEEQVPLDIKKRRLQQLINLQNAQSLAWRQKMIGHTYEVLVEGPSKANPDRLTGRTRGNELVVFPGESRLIGTLVQVIIQDASSWTLYGELTE, from the coding sequence ATGCCAACAGCGAAATCCGAGAAAAAGGTCGTCACTTTAGCCTATGGATGCCAAATGTCAGAACGTGATGCAGATACCCTGACGGAGATATCCGGCCAAAAAGGGTATATTCCTTCACAAGATCTTGAACATGCCGACCTTATCATCATCAATACCTGCTGTGTTCGCGAAAGCGCCGAAAATAAGATCCTTGGTAAAATCGGCGAACTTAAACGATTGAAAGCTATAAATCCCCAATTGAAAATAGCTATATCGGGCTGTATGGTTCAGCAACCTGGAGCCTTGGAGCGCCTAAGAAAGAGAGCGCCCCATGTAGATATTTGGGCAGGTACCCATAATATTCATGAGTTTCAGCGGCTGCTCGATGAATCTGACGAACGAAAAGTGGCTGAAGTCTGGGAAAAACCGAAAGAAACCCTTGAGTCGGTACCCCTTGCTGAAAAGGGGAAACTGAAGGCTTTTGTCAATATCAGCTATGGCTGCGATAATTTTTGCACCTATTGTATCGTTCCTCATGTCCGCGGACGGGAACGTAGTCGTCAGCCCCAGGATATTATCGAAGAAATTAATGCCCTTGTTAAAACCGGTTGCCGTGAGGTTACTTTACTTGGCCAAAATGTCAACTCCTACGGCCACGATTTGCAACCTCCTTATGATTTTGCCGATTTACTTAAGAACGTGGACTCTATTCCGGGATTATGGCGCGTACGCTTCATGACATCCCATCCTAAAGATCTTTCTGACAAGTTGATTGAAGTCATTGCTGCCGGTCAACATCTCTGCGAACACATCCATCTACCATGCCAAGCTGGAAGCAATGACATTCTTCTACGTATGAATCGTAAATACACAAGGGAATACTATCTAAGTCGAATTGCCGAAATCAAAAAACAGATTCCTCAAGCCAGTATAACTACGGATATTATCGTAGGTTTTCCCGGCGAGACCGAGGAGGATTTCGAACAAACTTTGACTTTGATCAGGCAAGTAACCTATAGTCAGGCCTTTACTTTTATGTATTCTAAACGTTCGGGCACGGCGGCTGCACAGATGGAAGAACAGGTTCCACTGGATATTAAGAAACGTCGCTTACAGCAGCTGATTAATCTTCAGAATGCTCAAAGTTTAGCTTGGCGGCAAAAAATGATTGGGCATACTTACGAAGTGCTAGTTGAGGGCCCAAGTAAAGCAAACCCAGACCGTCTAACCGGTCGTACGCGGGGCAATGAGCTGGTGGTCTTCCCTGGAGAATCTCGGTTGATCGGCACCCTGGTTCAGGTCATTATTCAAGATGCTAGCTCCTGGACTCTCTATGGTGAATTAACCGAGTAA
- a CDS encoding DUF1540 domain-containing protein has product MDSPKVLCNVVECKYNEAAKKCNAGSIQVTKHHGQVRTTEATDCGTFELGDGREKV; this is encoded by the coding sequence ATCGATAGTCCAAAAGTTTTGTGTAATGTGGTCGAGTGCAAGTATAACGAGGCCGCTAAGAAATGCAATGCTGGATCAATTCAAGTAACGAAGCATCATGGCCAGGTACGTACAACAGAAGCAACAGACTGTGGTACATTCGAATTAGGTGATGGTCGCGAAAAAGTTTAG
- a CDS encoding HyaD/HybD family hydrogenase maturation endopeptidase encodes MQQHKIMVMGVGNVLLSDEGLGVQFLNVLSQEPLPDFVELLEGGTAGLELVHLIKEVDYLIIVDAINAKDEPGAIFRFEPEDIRVMPSQYEVSFHQVGILEVLAMANILGTAPKTLIFGVQPKSLEMGLELTPEIRDVFPRVKDLVLQEIQNIAEHGEFRQLNL; translated from the coding sequence ATGCAGCAACATAAAATAATGGTTATGGGAGTCGGAAATGTCCTTCTTTCTGATGAAGGACTGGGAGTTCAATTTCTGAATGTTTTATCTCAGGAGCCGTTACCTGATTTCGTCGAGCTTCTTGAAGGTGGAACAGCCGGGCTTGAATTGGTCCATCTCATCAAAGAGGTAGACTATCTAATCATCGTTGACGCCATTAACGCCAAGGATGAACCCGGAGCAATTTTCAGATTTGAGCCGGAGGATATACGTGTCATGCCTTCTCAATATGAGGTTTCCTTTCACCAGGTTGGCATCCTCGAAGTTTTGGCCATGGCCAACATTTTGGGAACCGCTCCGAAAACTCTCATCTTTGGGGTACAACCCAAGAGCCTAGAGATGGGCTTAGAGTTAACTCCCGAGATTCGAGATGTCTTTCCTAGAGTTAAGGATTTAGTTCTGCAAGAGATTCAAAACATTGCCGAGCATGGCGAATTTCGCCAGCTTAATCTTTAA
- the cybH gene encoding Ni/Fe-hydrogenase, b-type cytochrome subunit, translating into MANPAEHPLSHRITHWINLINFIALIFTGLLIHSPYEGMPMNAIRNIHFFFMYSLIFTGIIRFYISFLSKDRDYKKFFINAHDVKGFVPQIKYYLFLQKNHPDNPNAYNPMQKLAYIGLPILAVLQIVTGALLYLPMKFASLEASLGGLAAIRGFHFVVTWLFIAIIAVHVYMVFTEAIDQFWYMFFGIDRKKNKSTATGKTSPLEH; encoded by the coding sequence ATGGCTAATCCTGCTGAACATCCGTTATCCCATCGGATTACCCATTGGATTAACTTGATCAATTTCATTGCCTTGATTTTTACAGGCTTACTGATTCATTCTCCTTATGAGGGAATGCCTATGAATGCCATCCGCAACATTCATTTCTTCTTTATGTACAGCTTGATTTTCACAGGGATTATTCGTTTCTACATCTCCTTTTTGTCAAAGGATAGAGATTATAAGAAATTTTTTATCAACGCACACGATGTCAAAGGGTTTGTCCCTCAGATTAAGTATTATTTGTTTTTGCAAAAGAATCATCCTGATAATCCCAATGCCTATAATCCCATGCAAAAGCTAGCTTATATCGGTTTACCTATTCTGGCTGTTCTACAAATCGTTACTGGAGCTTTGCTCTATTTGCCAATGAAGTTTGCCTCCTTGGAGGCTTCCCTAGGCGGATTAGCTGCTATTAGAGGATTCCATTTTGTCGTCACATGGCTGTTTATTGCTATTATTGCTGTCCATGTGTATATGGTATTCACTGAAGCTATCGATCAATTCTGGTATATGTTCTTTGGCATCGACCGAAAAAAGAATAAGAGCACCGCGACAGGAAAAACCTCTCCACTAGAACACTAA
- a CDS encoding nickel-dependent hydrogenase large subunit encodes MGKVIIDPVTRIEGHLKVEVEVTNGVITDAKSIGTMYRGFEPLLRGRDPRDATYVTERTCGVCAGSHGWASSLALDQAFGAKVPAGGRLIRNLMMGAMWLHDHPLHFYHLSALDYIDITAVAKYQGKDAGLLRVKDKIGKLIAAGDTAPLTPRYEPDEFCVNDPELVTLAVSHYLKALDMQAKAKKMSALFAGKQPHQSSIVVGGVTILPNIEVVEQFRSMLLEQIDYLENIYLQDVITFGTGPLLPLAQAGVGGSYGNYLSYGGFGLDDEGKDFLFKPGIVLDGDLSNVMAIDQSKITEGVTRAWYKDSPNGDHPFDSDTVPDLARTDAYSFVKAPRYDGKPVEVGPLARMLVLQPKGLMDIIVKYNIKPGAVARHAARAFETVILAKEMINWVNQLEAEMGKGLRIHDTDHWNAPAVGQGIGLTEVPRGALGHWIKIKDHVTENYQMVVPTTWNFSPKDAQGNYGPLEKALIGVPIPDENNPINIVRVIRSYDPCLACAVHLIDPQTNEIRKFRIG; translated from the coding sequence ATGGGTAAAGTAATTATTGATCCCGTGACCCGGATTGAGGGGCACTTGAAAGTAGAAGTAGAAGTTACCAATGGTGTTATTACTGACGCTAAATCGATTGGTACCATGTATCGTGGGTTTGAACCCTTACTAAGAGGTCGCGATCCTCGGGATGCTACCTATGTTACGGAGAGGACTTGTGGGGTGTGTGCAGGGTCCCATGGCTGGGCATCGTCCTTGGCTTTAGATCAAGCCTTTGGGGCAAAAGTCCCGGCGGGAGGACGACTCATCCGCAATTTGATGATGGGTGCTATGTGGCTCCATGACCATCCTCTGCATTTCTATCACTTAAGTGCTTTGGACTATATAGATATTACTGCTGTTGCCAAATACCAAGGTAAAGATGCAGGTCTACTTCGAGTTAAGGATAAAATCGGAAAATTAATAGCTGCCGGAGATACGGCTCCTTTGACTCCGCGTTATGAACCCGATGAATTCTGTGTCAATGATCCTGAGCTAGTCACTCTTGCAGTCTCACACTATTTAAAGGCTCTCGATATGCAAGCGAAGGCTAAGAAAATGTCAGCCCTCTTTGCCGGTAAACAACCGCACCAATCCTCCATTGTAGTAGGTGGGGTGACCATCCTTCCCAATATCGAAGTTGTTGAACAGTTTCGTTCGATGTTGCTCGAGCAAATCGATTACCTCGAGAACATCTATTTACAAGATGTAATAACATTTGGAACAGGACCCTTGCTTCCACTTGCCCAAGCTGGGGTAGGGGGTAGCTATGGTAACTACCTATCTTACGGTGGCTTTGGACTGGATGATGAAGGAAAAGACTTCCTCTTCAAACCCGGCATTGTCCTCGATGGCGATTTAAGCAACGTCATGGCTATCGATCAGAGCAAAATAACCGAAGGGGTAACCCGCGCTTGGTATAAAGATAGCCCGAACGGAGACCATCCTTTTGATTCGGACACTGTGCCAGATCTAGCCAGAACAGACGCGTATTCCTTTGTTAAAGCTCCGCGTTATGACGGGAAACCTGTCGAAGTGGGCCCCTTAGCCCGTATGCTTGTCCTACAGCCGAAAGGGCTTATGGATATTATCGTGAAATACAATATTAAACCGGGTGCTGTTGCTCGCCATGCGGCACGCGCCTTTGAGACTGTTATCTTAGCTAAAGAAATGATCAATTGGGTTAACCAATTAGAAGCAGAAATGGGCAAAGGGCTCAGAATCCATGATACGGACCATTGGAATGCGCCAGCTGTCGGTCAAGGAATTGGTTTAACTGAAGTTCCTCGCGGTGCCTTAGGTCATTGGATTAAAATTAAGGACCATGTCACCGAAAATTATCAAATGGTTGTTCCTACCACCTGGAACTTCTCACCTAAGGATGCCCAAGGCAATTATGGCCCCTTAGAAAAAGCCCTAATTGGTGTTCCTATTCCGGATGAAAATAACCCGATCAACATCGTCCGAGTTATCCGTTCGTATGATCCTTGCTTAGCTTGTGCTGTTCATCTTATTGATCCGCAAACGAACGAAATCCGCAAATTCCGCATCGGTTAA
- a CDS encoding hydrogenase small subunit: MGNFDFLQARGINRRDFMKLMAATTAALGLPEVLTPQAAKAVEAALQKPPVIWLHGMECTGCSESLLATLNPSIESIILDTLSIRYHETIMAASGHVAEQAYQDTLKENFVLVVEGSVPGSAETDAYCMVGGKPFRETVLEAAKKAQAIIAIGSCATDGAGIPGACEINPIGVRELLQKNNISTPIINLPCCPVKPNTLIGTIVYYLTFNAVPELDEQARPLIYYGKLLHDNCPRRGQFEAGNFLADWNDYAQKDYCLLLKGCKGPKTYTDCAQVWWNDNANFCINAGSPCSGCSESDFYGQFSPLYSKQENFSLPGLGQINADTVGKVVGGATVLGLGAHLVATVASGRLKNNDSEHKKED, translated from the coding sequence ATGGGAAATTTTGATTTTCTCCAAGCTCGCGGAATCAATCGACGCGACTTCATGAAGCTGATGGCTGCTACGACCGCTGCCCTTGGACTTCCTGAAGTATTGACTCCACAGGCTGCGAAAGCGGTAGAGGCAGCATTGCAGAAACCCCCAGTTATTTGGTTGCATGGTATGGAATGTACTGGCTGTAGTGAATCCTTACTGGCGACCCTCAATCCCAGTATTGAATCCATAATTCTAGACACTCTATCCATTCGATATCATGAGACCATTATGGCCGCCTCCGGGCATGTGGCTGAACAGGCTTATCAAGATACCTTAAAGGAAAATTTCGTCCTCGTAGTCGAAGGTTCTGTCCCTGGATCGGCAGAGACCGATGCCTACTGTATGGTAGGAGGTAAGCCTTTCCGTGAGACTGTCCTGGAAGCCGCTAAAAAAGCCCAAGCAATCATTGCCATTGGTAGCTGTGCTACAGATGGCGCAGGTATCCCTGGAGCATGTGAAATTAACCCTATTGGGGTAAGAGAGCTATTGCAAAAAAACAATATTTCCACCCCTATCATCAATCTACCTTGCTGCCCAGTAAAACCGAATACCCTTATTGGTACTATTGTCTATTACCTCACTTTCAACGCTGTGCCTGAGCTGGATGAACAAGCTCGCCCTCTCATCTATTATGGAAAACTCCTTCATGATAACTGTCCACGTCGTGGCCAATTTGAAGCCGGCAATTTCTTAGCGGATTGGAATGATTATGCCCAAAAAGACTATTGTCTACTTCTTAAAGGCTGTAAAGGACCGAAGACCTATACCGACTGTGCTCAAGTTTGGTGGAATGACAATGCAAACTTTTGTATCAATGCCGGATCCCCTTGCTCAGGATGCTCTGAATCAGACTTCTATGGTCAATTCAGTCCCCTTTATTCTAAGCAAGAGAACTTCTCCTTGCCTGGTTTGGGTCAGATCAATGCTGATACTGTAGGAAAAGTTGTCGGCGGCGCTACAGTTCTTGGACTAGGCGCGCATCTGGTTGCCACAGTGGCCAGTGGAAGACTCAAGAATAATGATTCTGAGCATAAGAAGGAGGACTAA